The DNA segment CGTCGTCAGCTTCGAGACGGACGGGCTCCGCGCCGACGGCAACAGCTTCCTTGGCGACACGATCCGGCGCCCGCCCGGGGCGGTCAGGGTCGGCCTCATTCGCCCACGATTCAACTTCGTCCCCGAAATGTTGAAGAGCGTCGAGAATCTCTGAGTCGCCCGCCCGCCCGCCTCGCCGTCGGAGTCGGCCACTCCAACCGAGCTCGGGCCGGTCGTGGCAGGTCGAGATCGATCCGTGGTGCGCCGCACGTCTGAAACCACCGAGAGCCCTTGCAGACACCGCGGCGCTTGGACTATGGTTCCGTCGCCTCGCGAAGGTGGCGGAATTGGCAGACGCGCTGGATTCAGGTTCCAGTGGGGTAACTCCTGTACGGGTTCAAGTCCCGTCCTTCGCACTCGGTCCTCCAGGGGCCCAAGCGGCCCCAGCCCGCCTCCCCTCCAACTTACGGCCGCGTCGCCCCTCCCGCAGGAGCACGCGGCCGTAGGCGCGTGGGCGACTCGGGTGCCGCGTAGCTCCCATACCGAGACCGCACGACTCCGTTGAACCGGTGTTCACGTCATGCTATTGGCGCGTCGTTCTCGGGCCGGACTTGTCGTCCGGCCGCGCGGTCCCCAAGAGGGCCGCCGGAAGCACACCGCTCGGAACGCAAGGAGAAGCGCCCGTCATGGTCCAGTCTGAGGTTTCGAAGGCCCTCCCGAAGGGCAAGATCGTGCAGGTCATCGGTCCGGTCGTCGACGTCGAGTTCCCGACGGCAATCTCCCGCAGATCCTGAACGCCCTCAAGCTCGACAACGCGAGCATTTCCAGCGCCAAGGACAACCTCACCCTCGAGGTGGCGCAGCACCTCGGCGAGAGCACCGTCCGCGCGATCGCCATGGACTCGACCGACGGCCTCGTCCGCGGCGTCGAGGTCCGTGACACCGGCGCGCCGATCGCCATGCCCGTGGGCCCCGAGTGCCTCGGCCGCATCCTGAACGTCATCGGCGACCCGGTCGACGAGGCCGGCCCCGTCAACGCGAAGCGCACCGCGCCCATCCACCGCGCGCCTCCGCTCTTCCAAGACCAGTCGACGAAGGTCGAGATCTTCGAGACCGGCATCAAGGTCATCGACCTCCTCGCCCCCTACCGCAAGGGCGGCAAGATCGGCCTCTTCGGCGGCGCGGGCGTCGGCAAGACCGTCCTGATCCAGGAGCTCATCAACAACGTCGCCAAGAAGCACGGCGGCGTGTCCTGCTTCGCGGGCGTCGGTGAGCGCACCCGCGAGGGCTGCGACCTCTTCCTCGAAATGAGCGAGTCGAAGCTCGACACGGGCGCGCCCGTCATCTCGAAGACGGCGCTCGTCTTCGGTCAGATGAACGAACCCCCGGGCGCTCGCGCCCGCGTCGCGCTGTCGGCCCTCACGGTCGCCGAGTACTTCCGCGACGAGGAAGGGCAGGACGTCCTCCTGTTCGTCGACAACATCTTCCGCTTCACGCAGGCGGGCTCTGAGGTGTCGGCGCTCCTCGGCCGTATCCCCAGCGCCGTCGGCTACCAGCCCACGCTCGCCACCGAGATGGGCGCGCTCCAGGAGCGCATCACCTCGACGAACAAGGGCTCGATCACCTCGGTGCAGGCCGTCTACGTGCCCGCCGACGACCTCACCGACCCGGCGCCCGCGACCACATTCGCCCACCTCGACGCCACGACCGTCTTGAACCGCGACATCGCGGCGCTCGGCATCTTCCCGGCGGTCGATCCGCTCGACTCGACCTCGACCATGCTCGACCCGCAGATCATTGGCGCGCGTCACTACGACGTCGCCCGCCGGGTGCAGGGCACGCTGCAGAAGTACAAGGATCTGCAGGACATCATCGCGATCCTCGGCATGGACGAGCTCAGCGAAGACGACAAGCTCGTCGTGTCGCGCGCACGCAAGATCCAGCGCTTCCTCTCGCAGCCCTTCTTCGTCGCCGCGCAGTTCACCGGCCTCACCGGAAAGCTCGTGCCCCTCGAGGAGACCATCGCGGGCTTTGAGGAGGTCGTTGACGGCAAGTACGACGACGACCTCAAGTACCCCGAGCAGGCGTTCTACCTCGTCGGCAACATCGAAGAGATGAAGGCGAAGGCCGCCGACCTCACCAAGAGCAAGAAGTAGTTCAGCGCTGGGCCGCGGCGGCGCTCGGCGTCGACGCGCGCCGCCGCCTCCGCGCGACCCGTACACCGACGCCCGTATCGAGGATTCATGGCCACCGACAAGATCGAACTCGAGATCGTGACCCCGCGCGGGCTCGCGCTGAAAGCCTCCGTCGACGAGGTGACTGCGCCGAGCATCGTCGGCGAGTTCGGCCTGATGCCGGGTCACCTCCCGGTGCTCGCGGCCGTCCGCACGGGCGTCATCAACTACCGAATCGGCCAGGAGCAGAATAAGTGCGCGGTCGGCGAGGGCTTCGCCGAAGGCGGCCCCGCGAAGCTCCTCGTCCTCACGGAGGACTACATCACCAAGGCGGGCGTCGAGCCCGTGAGCGTGCGCGCCGAGCTCGCCGAAGTCGAGGCCCAGCTCGACAAGGCCACGCACGACGTCGACGCCGCGCCGGACGAGGTGCGACGCCTCATCATCCGGGAGAACTGGCTGGCGGCCCAGCTCGAGCTCATCGGCGATCCCCCGGCCCCGACCATGAATCCGGTCGAGGACTTCGGCGCCGACGAAGACGACGAGGTCCACCTCGAGCCCGACACCGAAGCGGCGACGGACCGGTGATCCCCGACCGAGCTCAGCGCGTGGTGTGGCTCGCGGCGACGGCGGGCGTCGTGGCGCTCGCCCTAGCGGTTTCCCTTGACAAGCCCTGGGTCGCTCCCCGTCCGCCCCGGGACGCGGGCCCCGACGACGCGTCGACGACCGGGCTCGTCGAGGCGGGGACGGCGACCGCGGAGGTCCCCCTCGCCGCGATGACGGCGGACGGCGGAGCCTTGGCCGACGACGCGGGCGCTGCGCTGAGCCCCCTCGGCGCTTCGCCGATGGACCTGCTGAACACGTCGGACGCGAGCACGCGGTTCGTGCGCATGGG comes from the Myxococcales bacterium genome and includes:
- a CDS encoding ATP synthase F1 subunit epsilon yields the protein MATDKIELEIVTPRGLALKASVDEVTAPSIVGEFGLMPGHLPVLAAVRTGVINYRIGQEQNKCAVGEGFAEGGPAKLLVLTEDYITKAGVEPVSVRAELAEVEAQLDKATHDVDAAPDEVRRLIIRENWLAAQLELIGDPPAPTMNPVEDFGADEDDEVHLEPDTEAATDR
- a CDS encoding peptidylprolyl isomerase, whose amino-acid sequence is MIPDRAQRVVWLAATAGVVALALAVSLDKPWVAPRPPRDAGPDDASTTGLVEAGTATAEVPLAAMTADGGALADDAGAALSPLGASPMDLLNTSDASTRFVRMGVVLVQYAGAQGAAPNARPKAAALELARRLADEAKGDFHQAVTHGDPGSADDIGRIARGILEGPVEGLVFSMSAGQTSEPVETPRGYWVVKRLQ